Proteins encoded by one window of Natronoarchaeum mannanilyticum:
- a CDS encoding ribonuclease H produces MAAHGRSGLRDLFDESPTPHIAHPPETHHRDYYVATDGSFRSDGGGGLGAVIETRDGRRVARLSVPAVVPDNNVAEYLALHLGLDVLAARAPPDARVGVLVDHDDLAENVNAAVLAGRHPDGEPPHPLRTPPGVANHWRGVRARLSGFEAVRAARIRSEQNPAHPLANAPDQYAHVNRESERCVLPGTTESRTQQYPPPSRADRHASD; encoded by the coding sequence ATGGCCGCTCACGGCCGGTCCGGCTTGCGGGACCTGTTCGACGAGTCGCCGACGCCCCACATCGCTCATCCTCCCGAAACCCACCACCGCGACTACTACGTCGCGACGGACGGCTCCTTCCGATCCGACGGTGGCGGCGGGCTCGGCGCAGTCATCGAAACGCGGGACGGGCGGCGCGTTGCTCGCCTCTCGGTCCCCGCGGTCGTCCCCGACAACAACGTCGCCGAGTATCTGGCGCTGCACCTCGGGCTCGACGTGCTGGCGGCGCGAGCGCCTCCGGACGCGCGCGTCGGCGTGCTCGTCGACCACGACGACCTCGCGGAGAACGTCAACGCCGCCGTGCTCGCGGGACGCCATCCCGACGGCGAGCCGCCCCATCCGCTGCGGACGCCGCCGGGCGTCGCCAACCACTGGCGCGGCGTCCGCGCTCGCCTCTCGGGGTTCGAGGCGGTGCGGGCGGCCCGAATCCGGAGCGAACAGAACCCCGCACATCCGCTGGCCAACGCGCCGGACCAGTACGCGCACGTCAACCGCGAGTCGGAGCGCTGTGTGCTTCCCGGGACGACCGAGAGTCGGACACAGCAGTATCCGCCGCCGTCGCGCGCCGATCGACACGCGAGCGACTAA
- a CDS encoding DMT family transporter, with amino-acid sequence MSARRDVLLFVALAAVWGSAFVAIKAGLAYIPPVLFAALRYDVAGVLMLGYAAVAVEQWRPRTGGEWRQVLVGAVLLIAAYHAFLFVGEQRVTSATAAVVVSLSPVLTTGFARLLLPDQSLSAVGAVGLALGFVGVVIVARPEPGALLSTDVVAVGLVFAAAASFALGSVLSERIAASLPVETMEAWSMIGGAAIMHAVSFLLPGESLADVAWTGEALLALGYLSVVASALGFLAYFELLGRLGAIEINLVSYVAPAFAAIVGWALLGEVIDAGTVAGFLAIVAGFALVKRRAIGAELS; translated from the coding sequence GTGAGTGCCAGACGTGACGTGCTGTTGTTCGTCGCGCTCGCGGCCGTCTGGGGATCGGCGTTCGTCGCGATCAAGGCCGGCCTCGCGTACATTCCGCCGGTGCTGTTCGCCGCGCTCCGCTACGACGTCGCCGGCGTCCTGATGCTGGGATACGCCGCGGTCGCCGTCGAACAGTGGCGTCCGCGGACGGGCGGCGAGTGGCGGCAGGTACTCGTCGGCGCCGTCCTGTTGATCGCGGCGTACCACGCGTTCCTGTTCGTCGGCGAGCAGCGGGTCACCAGCGCGACCGCGGCCGTCGTCGTCAGCCTCTCGCCCGTCCTCACGACCGGGTTCGCGCGGCTCCTGTTGCCCGACCAGTCGCTCTCGGCGGTCGGCGCCGTCGGGCTGGCGCTGGGGTTCGTCGGAGTGGTTATCGTGGCTCGTCCGGAGCCCGGAGCGCTGCTCTCGACGGACGTCGTCGCCGTCGGCCTGGTGTTCGCGGCGGCCGCGTCGTTCGCGCTGGGGAGCGTGCTCTCCGAGCGCATCGCGGCGTCGCTCCCCGTCGAGACGATGGAGGCGTGGTCGATGATCGGCGGCGCGGCGATCATGCACGCGGTCAGCTTCCTGCTCCCCGGCGAGTCGCTCGCGGACGTGGCCTGGACCGGCGAGGCGCTGCTCGCGCTTGGCTACCTGTCCGTCGTCGCCAGCGCGCTGGGCTTTCTCGCGTACTTCGAGCTGCTGGGACGGCTCGGGGCGATCGAGATCAATCTGGTGTCGTACGTCGCACCGGCGTTCGCCGCGATCGTTGGCTGGGCGCTGCTGGGCGAAGTGATCGACGCGGGGACCGTCGCAGGATTCCTCGCGATCGTCGCGGGGTTCGCGCTCGTCAAGCGCCGCGCGATCGGCGCGGAGCTATCCTGA